CAGGCTCAGCTGACGCTGCAGACTGTCCGGACACACCCGGATCCCCATGGACGAAATTTCAAACGCATCTTCAAGTACCGGGTTCCAGACCAGAATGTCACCGTTGAGACCCTGATACTGGTCGCACGTGGGCGTCGACCAGTCATCATAGTCCGGCGCTCTGACGTCATGAATTTTGCCATCCCCCAGCTCGCCGCCAATCCCGATCAGAAATACCGCACCGTACTCCTGAGCAATCGCTTTTTCTCTTTGTTTGGGCGTAAAATCCGGATACATGCGACGCAGCTCCTCACTGTGTACAAAAGTGATGTGCTGCGGTAAAAACGGCGTCAGCCCATAATCAGAGGCCAGTTGCTGCTCGGTTTCACGAATAGCGCTGTACAGAGTTTGAACCGTTTCTTTAAGTTTATCCAAAGAGCGCTCTGACTGCGCACAGATCACCTGCTCCCAGTCCCACTGATCAACGTACACAGAGTGTATGGGTGACAGCTTGTCTTCGTCCGGACGTAACGCCTTCATATGCGTATAGAGCCCCTGCCCTGGGGCAAAGCCATAATCGCCAAGTGTTTTACGCTTCCACTTTGCCAGTGAATGCACGACCTCAAAGTCGCTGTCACTCAAAGTTTTCACCTTCACCTTAACGGCTTTTTCGGTGCCGCTGAGGTTATCCTGGATCCCGTCTCCCACTTTTGCCAGGATAGGTGCCTGGACTTCGATCAGACCTAGCTTGTCAGTCAGTTGTTGTGAAAAAAGTGCTTTTGCACGGGCTATTTGCTGTTGTGTTTGCAGATACTGTTGCAACATATCGGTTTCCTCATTCCCAATGGTGTTGAATAACGGTGCAGGCTTGCTGCGTTAAATCTATCCTCAACAAAAATGAGTAAAGATTCAATAGTCCATAACAAAAACACCTTTACACTATTTTTTTCGTTAAAAATTAGCTTTAATAATTATTGAATCAATAATTAGTGTGCGAAATATCCATGGAAAATTATCAAATCGATAATCTCGACCGTTCTATCCTTCATGCCTTAATGGACAATGCCAGAACACCCTATGCTGAACTGGCCAAACGCTTTGCCGTCAGTGCCGGGACCATTCATGTGCGGGTCGAAAAGATGAAGCAAGCCGGTATTATCGTCGGCACCCGGGTCAGCATAGATGCCAAACAGCTGGGCTATGACGTGTGTTGTTTTATCGGCGTAAACCTCAAACATGCGCGGGATTACCCCGCTACGATTGAACAACTGGAAGGGTTTGAAGAAGTCGTTGAAGCCTATTACACCACGGGTAATTACAGCATTTTTATCAAAGTGATGGCGCGCTCTATCGATCACCTTCAGGATGTGCTGATCAACAAGATCCAAACCATAGAAGCAATTCAGTCAACCGAAACCCTGATCTCCTTGCAGGCACCAATCATGCGTGAAGTAATGCCTTAGGGAGGCGCTTTTTGTTATAATCCCGGCAATTTTGTAGTTAAGAGCTGTAATTGATGGAAGAAAACCGTTTTCAGCGCGTTAAGCGCATTTTGGATCAACGCCAGACTGATTTAACTGTGTGTCTGGACGAAGTCCACAAACACCATAATCTGTCGGCCATAGTGCGTACAGCCGATGCGGTCGGCTGCCATCATGTGCATGCGGTATGGCCGCAGGAACAAAGACGCCTGACCAATAACACCTCAGGTGGCAGTAAAAACTGGGTGGAAACCCATATGCACGACGACATAGATCAGGCCGTTGCCGCGATCCGTGCGCAAAACCCAGGTATTCAACTGCTAGCGACTAATCTCAGTGAGACCGCCGTAGATTTTCGCGAGATTGATTATACTAAACCGACTGCCGTCATTGTTGGACAGGAACGTTTGGGGATCTCAGACCGGGCACTGGAACATGCCGATCAGCATATCGTGATCCCAATGGCTGGTATGGTACAGTCATTAAACGTCTCAGTGGCTGCAGCCTTGATCTTATATGAAGCACAACGTCAGCGTGAGGAAGCGGGGCTGTATCAGCGCAACGATATGCTCGACCCGGCGATTAAACACAAGCTATTGTTTGAAGGCTGTCACCCGATCATTGCCAATCGCTGCGTAGAAAAAGGCCTGCCTTACCCAGCACTGGATGAGGTTGGGGAGATCGTTGCCGACGAGGCTTTCTGGAACACACTGAAGTTCAGTCAAAAAGGATAATTATGTCGCACCCCAATTTAGCCCAGTACGCCATCACCGACCTCAAGGGAGTCGGCCCTAAGGCCGCAGAGCGGCTGGCCAAATTGGGGATCCGCAGTGTCCAGGACATGTTGTTTCACCTGCCATTGCGCTATGAAGACAGAGCCAGAACCTACCGTATTGCTGAGCTGATGCCGCACACTCATGTGAGTGTAGAGGGCGAAATAGAGCAGGCTAATATCACCTTCGGCAAACGCCGTATGCTGGTGTGTCAGATAAACGATGGCACCGGCCGTATTACCCTGCGCTTTTTCAACTTCAGTGCGGCGCAAAAAAATGCCATGCAAAGCGGCAAAATCATGCGCTGCTTTGGTGAAGTGCGCCGTGGCCGGGTTGGTCTGGAAATGGCCCACCCCGAATACAGTATTCGCGATGAGCTGAGTGATACACCCCAAGGCGCCGATACTCTCACGCCGGTTTACCCGACCACGGAAGGGCTTAAACAACTGAGCATTCGTGCCATTGCCGAACAGGCCGTTGCTTTGCTGCACAAATACGACATTGACGATCATTTGCCGCAGCAGTTCCGCCCCAATCAGCTGAGCTTAAAAGAGGCCCTGCTGACGCTCCACCAGCCACCTCAGAACGTAGCGCTGGACCAGCTGGAACTGGGTCAGCACCCGGCACAACAACGCCTTGCGTTTGAAGAATTGCTGGCGCAAAACCTTAGCCTGCTGCAACTCAGGCAGCAAGGCCAGGCCGTCAAGGCGGTATCACTGCCGCCTAATAATCTGTTAGAAACCGAGTTTCTGGCTCAGCTTCCCTTTAAACCTACCGCGGCCCAAAGCCGGGTGGTGGCCGAGATCAAAGGCGACTTGCAACAGCCCTACCCTATGATGCGTCTGGTGCAGGGTGATGTTGGCTCAGGTAAAACCCTGGTCGCAGCATTGAGTGCGCTGACCGCCATTGCCAAGGGCTACCAGGTGGCATTGATGGCACCAACGGAAATTTTATCCGAGCAGCACAACATCAATTTCCAGAACTGGTTTGCAACATTGGGTATTGAAGTCGTCTGGCTTGCGGGTAAAACCAAAGGGAAAGAGCGCGAGCGAGTACTGGAGCGCATCAGCTCAGGTCAGGCGCAAATGGTGGTGGGCACCCATGCGCTGTTTCAGGAGCAAGTGCAGTTTAGCAATCTGGCCCTTATCATCATTGATGAACAACACCGCTTTGGCGTTCATCAGCGCCTGTCATTACGGGAAAAAGGCAAGTTTAACGACTGCTATCCGCATCAGCTGGTCATGACGGCCACGCCAATTCCACGGACACTGGCAATGACTGCCTATGCCGATCTGGAAACCTCGGTGATCGATGAGCTGCCTCCCGGACGTACCCCTATCACGACCGTTGCCGTTCCGGATACCCGCCGCGAAGAAGTGATTGAGCGAGTGCGACGCGCCTGTATTGAGCAACAGCGACAGGTGTATTGGGTCTGTACTTTGATTGATGAATCAGAGGCCCTGCAATGTCAGGCGGCCGAAGACACCGCAGAGCAGCTCACCAAAGCCCTGCCGGAGCTGAATATAGCCCTGGTTCATGGCCGTATGAAAGCGCAGGAAAAACAGCAGATCATGCAGGACTTTAAGCAGGCGCAAAGTCATGTACTGGTTGCAACGACTGTCATAGAGGTAGGCGTCGATGTGCCCAATGCCAGCCTGATCATTATAGAAAACCCGGAACGCCTGGGCCTGGCACAGCTACACCAGTTGCGTGGCCGGGTTGGCCGTGGCGACATCGCGTCGCATTGCCTGCTGCTTTATCATGCGCCTTTGTCAGCAACGGCACAAAAGCGCCTGGGCGTGCTACGCGACAGTAATGATGGCTTTGTCATTGCCGAACGGGATCTGGAGATACGTGGCCCAGGTGAAGTACTGGGCACGCGCCAGACCGGCCTGGCCGAGCTGAAGATTGCCGATCTGAGCCGCGACAAAGTGCTACTACCTCAGGTGCGCAGCCTGGCCTTCACCCTATTGCAACAGCATCCTCAGGCAGTTGAGCCGCTGATCCAGCGCTGGCTGCCCAACCGCAGTGAATTTGCCATGGCTTAGTCATGGATTATTTAAACGTCTCTGAGCGTTCAATGACTTCAATCTGGTAGCCGTCAGGATCGGCAATAAAGAAAAAGCGTGCTACCAGCGTATCGCCGTTGTAAAACGACTTCATCTCTTTGGGCTGGTAACCCAGCGCCTGTGCCTTTGCATGCACGGGCGCCAGATCATCGACCACTACAGCAATATGACCATAGCCATTACCCAGCTCATAAGGCTGCCCAGTGCCATGATTCCAGGTCAGTTCCAGTTCAAATTCAGCCTCTTCATTGCCCAGGTAGACCAGGCTAAAATCATCAAACTCAATGCGCCTGCGCTCGCCCAGCGCTAATACATCGTGATAAAATGCCAGGGACTTTTGCAAGTCCATTACCCTAACCATGCTGTGAATGAGTTTTGCCATCAAGGAGTCCTCTTATGTGTGAATTATATGCTTCGGCCAATCCCGCCAGCTATGAGGTCATACGCCGTTCGATGCGTATCCAGGGGGCCGTAACCAGCCTGGCACTGGAGCGTCAGATCTGGGACCTGCTACAGGAGATAGCGACCGCAGAGCAGCTCAGCGTGGCCGAATTTGTCTCGACCCTCTATCAGGAGGTGCTGGAGCGTCAGGGCGAGGTAAAAAACCTGGCTTCTTTGTTACGGATCACCTGCTTAACCTACCTGGCCGATCATACGCGTAGTCGCAGCTAAATAGGTAGTATCTGGCTACTACATTGATATTAGACTTTTGCTTATTGCTAAAAGCCGATAAACTTATCTCAACTCATTCTTAGTAATCCTTTGAATTGTGTGAACTATTTAGGCACAAGGTATAGCGCTATCTTATGAAATCTCATTTAGGCCGACGCGCATTTTCCAATATGGAGCTGTACACTCTGTTTAACGGCTACATTTATGGTGATGAAAAGCAAAAGCGTGAACAGCCGAAGCACTGGCACTTTTGGTTGCCTGTGCTGGCATATTACACCGGTGCCTACAGTGACGAGATTGGCAATCTAACCCTCTCAGATATCACCAAACAAGAACAAGTGCGCGGTTTCACTTTTACGACTCATGGTAAATTACAGGCCCGGTTTGTGCCCATTCATCCAGCGCTGTGGCACGCCGGATTACAGGATTACCTGCACTTTGTGGAGCGCCAGGGTCACACCCGGCTGATGTTTGATTTACCGGCTAAATCGGGTCGCTTCAGTGAAAAAGTCAGGATCTGGTTTTCCGGAGAGGGAGAAAGGCTGGGATATTTGCAAAAATGTGGTCTGCCCAATGTCGACCAGCAAGGTATGAAAACCGCCATCAGCAGCCTGAGACTGAACTTTGAGCAGCAGATCCATATCTCCGCTATCCAGCAGGGTAACAAGGCCGCCATGCTCTATTTACTGGGGCTTAAGAATGATGGACAGGTTCTCACTCAACCCCAGGCACACCAGCTCAAACAGATCCTCACTCAGGTCAGGGTCATTAACCCCAACATTCACTGGCAACGCTTTACAGAGCGTCATGGGCAATAATATGGCAAGCGCTGTGCAATTAGCCTGAACTGAATACCAGGCACAAAAAACCCGACGTGATGTCGGGCTTTCATATCATAAGAGCTAAGGTTACAGGGCCTTCACAAACTCACTGAAATCCTTACCCAGTTTTTCGTCACGCATTGCGTATTCAACGATGGCTTTCAGGTAACCCAGCTTATCACCGCAGTCATGCGCGCGGCCACTCATGTGGAACGCTTCAACAGTTTCACTTTCCATCAGCATATCAATCGCATCAGTAAGCTGAATTTCGCCACCGGCTCCCAGCGGGGTGCGCTCCAGTAATGGCCAGATATTACGTGACAAAACATAGCGACCCACAACAGCCAGGTTTGAAGGTGCTTTGTCTACCGGCGGCTTCTCAACCATATGCTTGATTGGTGCACTTTCGCCCGGCTTGAGCCCAACTCCCAGGATATCTGCAATACCATACTTATTCACGTCTTGCTGTGGCACAGGTTCAAGCATTATCTGACTTAGCTTGGTCTCGGAAAACCTGTTAACCATGGCTGCCAGGTTTTCCTTACTCTGATCTGCGGTATACTCGTCAAGGATCACATCTGGTAAAACCACCACAAAGTCATCATCACCAACTATGGGCTTGGCACACAGCACAGCATGACCTAACCCCTTCGCTTCACCCTGCCTTACATGCATGATAGTAACGCCGTCAGGGCAGATTGAGCGTACTTCTTCCAGCAGTGTACGCTTAACACGCATTTCCAAGGTTGCTTCCAGCTCAAAACTGGTATCAAAGTGGTTCTCAATAGCATTTTTTGACGAGTGAGTAACTAAGACGATTTCGGAAATGCCCGCAGCTGCACACTCTTTCACTATATACTGAATAAGAGGTTTATCGACTAAAGGCAGCATCTCCTTAGGAATAGCCTTTGTCATAGGTAACATGCGCGTACCAAGTCCAGCGACGGGTATTACAGCTTTCATAGTTCATCCATTATTACATTGAAATGGTGGAATATTTTCTCACCATATAAGTATTCATATAACAGACTATTCTAATAGAATACGCCGACAGTGCAAGTTTGGTAATATGCCTTTCATATAAGGACATTAATAAAAAATGCCCGAACACACAAGGTGTCGGGCATTTCTGAAAATATTTTACTGCTGCCAGATGCTAAGGTCTTTGCACGCTCTTAAAGACCTGCACGCTTCTTGATGGCTGCAATCAGAGCAGAACCACCGTGACCATTGCTCTCGGCCCAAGCGATATCAGCACCGTCTTCTAGCGCACTTTTAGGCAAGCTTTTGACGATAAATTCACCTGCATCTACCGCATTACTCGCGATAGCGTGACGTAGCATGTTGTTGCCATTACACTGTACTGAGTCGTATACGTTACGGATTTTAACCCGAGAGCTCTTTAGTGTACTACGGATCCGTCTTTTATCGTCGGCCGCAATGTATTCACACAAAGACACGGCTAACTGATCGTTTGCTTTGCTCGCAAAACTTACTGTTAATGCAGAAACGCCAAGACTCACACCAATAACTAAAGGAATTACTTTCATCACCAATCACCTAGTACTTTTTTCGTAAGAACAAACGCTCAATATTGTATCAACCAATACAATTGTTAGCAACAAAGTTATATTCCTTTATTTAGAGTTACGAACTTATAACTATACAAATTTTTCTCATCTGCTTCAAAAGCTTCGCATGCAACTTGGTGCCATTCACCCACCTGAGTATGGTCTGGAAAGCGCGTATCGCCTGAAACATCCAAGTCTATGTATGTTAAATAGAGCCTGTTACTTAAGGGTAGAAACTGTTCATAAATATTTCCACCCCCAATGATCATAACTTCTTCACATCCATCAACTAAGGTCAAAGCGTCTTGTGGTGATGAAACCACTTCAATACCCTCAGCGCTGTAATTTGGGTTGCGGCTGACCACAATATTTCGCCTGCCTGGGAGCGGTCGGCCTATTGATTCAAATGTTTTGCGCCCCATCACCACAGGTTTGTTTAAGGTAACCGCTTTAAAATGTTTCAAGTCGGCCGGTAAATGCCAGGGCATGGCGTTATCATCGCCAATGATACGCCCGTTTGCCATCGCAGCAATCATTGATATTATCACAACATACTCCACTCATACTTTTATACTAAAAAAGGGCCTAAGGCCCTTTTTATGCCAATCCGCTTCGGTGAGTTCAAATACGGATCGTGCTTATCGTTCGTAGACGACTTCTACATCGTAGTCATCTTCATCCCAGTCATCCCAGTCATCATCATTATCCTGGGTTGCCTGGCGGTGGTAGGTATCCCACTTAAACTCGACTTCTTCCTGTTCCTGCTCTTCGAACTTGTCACGTGGCATGCTATCCAACAGCCCCTGAATGTCATAGCACAACTGCTGAGTATTGAACTTGTTTGCAGCAGAAATACGATATACATGCTCAGCATCTAACTCTTCGGCAATGCGCTGACATACTTCTTCCAGCTCATCTTCTGCAAGCAAGTCTATTTTATTCAGCACCAACCAACGTGGTTTGTTGGCAAGTTTAGGGCTGTACTGATGCAGCTCATTGATAATTGCGAATGCGTTATCTACCGGATCTGTACCATCAATTGGCATTACATCTACAACGTGCAGCAACACGCGACAACGCTCAAGGTGCTTCAGGAAGCGTATCCCCAGACCTGCACCGTCGGATGCCCCTTCGATCAAACCAGGAATATCAGCGATTACAAATGACTTGTTTGCTTCTGCACGCACCACCCCCAGGTTAGGCACTAACGTGGTAAACGGGTAATCCGCTACTTTGGGCTTTGCAGCAGACACGCTACGAATAAAAGTAGATTTGCCCGCATTCGGCAGCCCCAGCAAGCCCACATCGGCCAGCAACATCAGCTCAAGCTTGAGGTTGCGCACTTCACCAGGTGTGCCCAGCGTTTTCTGTCTCGGCGCACGGTTTGTGCTCGACTTAAATCGCGTATTACCTAAGCCATGATAACCGCCTTTAGCGACCAGTAGTTTTTGTCCATGTTTAGTCAAGTCGCCCAGGCACTCCTGAGTATCGACATCGGTCACGCGCGTCCCTTCCGGCACTTTCAGGATCAGATCGGACCCTTTTTTACCTGTCATGTTGCGACCATGACCATTGGTGCCACGCTCGGCACGATGGAAACGCTCAAACTGATAGTCAATCAGGGTATTGAGGTTTTCGTCTGCTTCAAGATAGACGCTACCTCCGTCTCCGCCGTCGCCCCCATCCGGGCCACCGTCGGGTACAAACTTTTCGCGGCGAAATGAAACGACACCGCTTCCACCGTCTCCGGCTTCCGCGCGGATCTCTACTTCATCGACAAACTTCATGGTTACTCTCTTACTGGTTGTTCAGCACCTGCTATTATAGCAAGTTCATAGCGGCTTGATCAGCATGGTCAAATGCCTAACTACCGGTCTGTGGCGCGTTTTTGACAGGAATAAGGTTAGAGCAAAATTCAGGCTCTGCTCTATAAAAACAAAAAACCCCGCCTAAGCGGGGTTTTTCAGTATTCTTTTTACCGATTACTCAGCAATGATGCTAACGTATTTACGGTTTAAAGGACCTTTCTGCTCAAAAACAACTTTACCGTCTGCTTTTGCGAAGATTGTGTGGTCTTTACCGATACCTGCGTTAGTACCAGCGTGGAACTTAGTACCACGTTGACGAACAATGATGTTACCCGCAAGTACTGATTCGCCACCGAAACGCTTAACACCTAAGCGTTTACTTTCTGAATCGCGACCGTTACGAGTACTACCAGCTGCCTTCTTATGTGCCATCTTTCTGTACCTCTAAAAATTAAGCGCTAATGCCAGTGATTTTAACTTCAGTGAACCACTGACGGTGGCCCATCTGCTTGCGAGAATGCTTACGACGTCTAAATTTAACGATCTTAATTTTCTCGCCACGACCGTGAGATACAACCTCAGCTGTAATCTTACCACCGTTTACGAACGGCGCACCGATCTCGATTTTTTCACCATCAGCTACAAGAAGTACTGAATCAAATTCAATTGATGCACCAGTCTCAACGTCTAGTTTCTCTAGACGAATTGTTTGACCTTCAGTCACACGGTGCTGTTTACCACCACTTTGGAAAACCGCGTACATAATTAACTCCGTCTGTGCGCC
The Pseudoalteromonas viridis DNA segment above includes these coding regions:
- a CDS encoding DUF3718 domain-containing protein, encoding MKVIPLVIGVSLGVSALTVSFASKANDQLAVSLCEYIAADDKRRIRSTLKSSRVKIRNVYDSVQCNGNNMLRHAIASNAVDAGEFIVKSLPKSALEDGADIAWAESNGHGGSALIAAIKKRAGL
- the galU gene encoding UTP--glucose-1-phosphate uridylyltransferase GalU encodes the protein MKAVIPVAGLGTRMLPMTKAIPKEMLPLVDKPLIQYIVKECAAAGISEIVLVTHSSKNAIENHFDTSFELEATLEMRVKRTLLEEVRSICPDGVTIMHVRQGEAKGLGHAVLCAKPIVGDDDFVVVLPDVILDEYTADQSKENLAAMVNRFSETKLSQIMLEPVPQQDVNKYGIADILGVGLKPGESAPIKHMVEKPPVDKAPSNLAVVGRYVLSRNIWPLLERTPLGAGGEIQLTDAIDMLMESETVEAFHMSGRAHDCGDKLGYLKAIVEYAMRDEKLGKDFSEFVKAL
- the recG gene encoding ATP-dependent DNA helicase RecG: MSHPNLAQYAITDLKGVGPKAAERLAKLGIRSVQDMLFHLPLRYEDRARTYRIAELMPHTHVSVEGEIEQANITFGKRRMLVCQINDGTGRITLRFFNFSAAQKNAMQSGKIMRCFGEVRRGRVGLEMAHPEYSIRDELSDTPQGADTLTPVYPTTEGLKQLSIRAIAEQAVALLHKYDIDDHLPQQFRPNQLSLKEALLTLHQPPQNVALDQLELGQHPAQQRLAFEELLAQNLSLLQLRQQGQAVKAVSLPPNNLLETEFLAQLPFKPTAAQSRVVAEIKGDLQQPYPMMRLVQGDVGSGKTLVAALSALTAIAKGYQVALMAPTEILSEQHNINFQNWFATLGIEVVWLAGKTKGKERERVLERISSGQAQMVVGTHALFQEQVQFSNLALIIIDEQHRFGVHQRLSLREKGKFNDCYPHQLVMTATPIPRTLAMTAYADLETSVIDELPPGRTPITTVAVPDTRREEVIERVRRACIEQQRQVYWVCTLIDESEALQCQAAEDTAEQLTKALPELNIALVHGRMKAQEKQQIMQDFKQAQSHVLVATTVIEVGVDVPNASLIIIENPERLGLAQLHQLRGRVGRGDIASHCLLLYHAPLSATAQKRLGVLRDSNDGFVIAERDLEIRGPGEVLGTRQTGLAELKIADLSRDKVLLPQVRSLAFTLLQQHPQAVEPLIQRWLPNRSEFAMA
- the cgtA gene encoding Obg family GTPase CgtA — encoded protein: MKFVDEVEIRAEAGDGGSGVVSFRREKFVPDGGPDGGDGGDGGSVYLEADENLNTLIDYQFERFHRAERGTNGHGRNMTGKKGSDLILKVPEGTRVTDVDTQECLGDLTKHGQKLLVAKGGYHGLGNTRFKSSTNRAPRQKTLGTPGEVRNLKLELMLLADVGLLGLPNAGKSTFIRSVSAAKPKVADYPFTTLVPNLGVVRAEANKSFVIADIPGLIEGASDGAGLGIRFLKHLERCRVLLHVVDVMPIDGTDPVDNAFAIINELHQYSPKLANKPRWLVLNKIDLLAEDELEEVCQRIAEELDAEHVYRISAANKFNTQQLCYDIQGLLDSMPRDKFEEQEQEEVEFKWDTYHRQATQDNDDDWDDWDEDDYDVEVVYER
- the folA gene encoding type 3 dihydrofolate reductase, which gives rise to MIISMIAAMANGRIIGDDNAMPWHLPADLKHFKAVTLNKPVVMGRKTFESIGRPLPGRRNIVVSRNPNYSAEGIEVVSSPQDALTLVDGCEEVMIIGGGNIYEQFLPLSNRLYLTYIDLDVSGDTRFPDHTQVGEWHQVACEAFEADEKNLYSYKFVTLNKGI
- the asnA gene encoding aspartate--ammonia ligase — its product is MLQQYLQTQQQIARAKALFSQQLTDKLGLIEVQAPILAKVGDGIQDNLSGTEKAVKVKVKTLSDSDFEVVHSLAKWKRKTLGDYGFAPGQGLYTHMKALRPDEDKLSPIHSVYVDQWDWEQVICAQSERSLDKLKETVQTLYSAIRETEQQLASDYGLTPFLPQHITFVHSEELRRMYPDFTPKQREKAIAQEYGAVFLIGIGGELGDGKIHDVRAPDYDDWSTPTCDQYQGLNGDILVWNPVLEDAFEISSMGIRVCPDSLQRQLSLTQDEQRLEQDWHQSLLAGALPQTIGGGIGQSRLVMLLLQKQHIGQVQVGVWPEHIKAEVSGLL
- the rplU gene encoding 50S ribosomal protein L21 codes for the protein MYAVFQSGGKQHRVTEGQTIRLEKLDVETGASIEFDSVLLVADGEKIEIGAPFVNGGKITAEVVSHGRGEKIKIVKFRRRKHSRKQMGHRQWFTEVKITGISA
- the trmH gene encoding tRNA (guanosine(18)-2'-O)-methyltransferase TrmH is translated as MEENRFQRVKRILDQRQTDLTVCLDEVHKHHNLSAIVRTADAVGCHHVHAVWPQEQRRLTNNTSGGSKNWVETHMHDDIDQAVAAIRAQNPGIQLLATNLSETAVDFREIDYTKPTAVIVGQERLGISDRALEHADQHIVIPMAGMVQSLNVSVAAALILYEAQRQREEAGLYQRNDMLDPAIKHKLLFEGCHPIIANRCVEKGLPYPALDEVGEIVADEAFWNTLKFSQKG
- the rpmA gene encoding 50S ribosomal protein L27 — its product is MAHKKAAGSTRNGRDSESKRLGVKRFGGESVLAGNIIVRQRGTKFHAGTNAGIGKDHTIFAKADGKVVFEQKGPLNRKYVSIIAE
- a CDS encoding ribbon-helix-helix domain-containing protein translates to MCELYASANPASYEVIRRSMRIQGAVTSLALERQIWDLLQEIATAEQLSVAEFVSTLYQEVLERQGEVKNLASLLRITCLTYLADHTRSRS
- the asnC gene encoding transcriptional regulator AsnC, with product MENYQIDNLDRSILHALMDNARTPYAELAKRFAVSAGTIHVRVEKMKQAGIIVGTRVSIDAKQLGYDVCCFIGVNLKHARDYPATIEQLEGFEEVVEAYYTTGNYSIFIKVMARSIDHLQDVLINKIQTIEAIQSTETLISLQAPIMREVMP
- a CDS encoding VOC family protein, whose amino-acid sequence is MAKLIHSMVRVMDLQKSLAFYHDVLALGERRRIEFDDFSLVYLGNEEAEFELELTWNHGTGQPYELGNGYGHIAVVVDDLAPVHAKAQALGYQPKEMKSFYNGDTLVARFFFIADPDGYQIEVIERSETFK